A region of the Dreissena polymorpha isolate Duluth1 chromosome 6, UMN_Dpol_1.0, whole genome shotgun sequence genome:
TTTCAGAATAATCCTGAACGAACCGTCTGTAATAACTACAGAGACCTAGGAATGATCTGACTTCTGTTACACTTTGAGGGGTGGGCCAGTTCTTGACGCATTCTGTCTTTTTAGGGTCGGTGCTCACGCCTGAGCTGTTAATGACATGTCCTAGGAAATTTACCTCTCTCTTAAATAGATGGCATTTCTGTGGCTTAAGTTTCAAGTCTGCCGATTCGAACCGACCGAACACCAGATCTAGGTTAGCTACCATCTCTTTGAAAGTCCTTCCGGTTACTATTATGTCGTCGAGGTAGACGAGGCATATCTTCCAGTGGAGTCCTGACAAAACGATTTCCATTAAACGCTCAAATGTAGCGGACGCGTTGTAAAGACCAAACGGcatgaaattaaattcaaatagACCTCTTCTAGTCGCAAATGCCGTTTTGGGTTTGTCTTGCTCGGACATCTCGACCTGCCAGTATCCCGAACTTAGGTCAACGCATGAAAACCAGGTCGCGCCAGACAGCTGATCCAGGGACTCGTCTACACGGGGTAAAGGGTACGCGTCTTTGGTGGTTACTTCATTCAAACGTCTGTAATCTATACAAAACCTTTTGCTACCGTCTTTTTTATTGACAAGGACAATGGCGCTTGCCCTAGGGCTCGTGCTTGGTCGAATGATGTCATTCTCAAGCATTTGATCAAGCTGATCATCCACTTCAGATTGCATGTGTACTGGCACACGTCGTGGAGGTTGCTTTATTGGTCTAGCATCGCCTGTGTGAATCTGATGTTTTATGATCCCTGTTCGTCCAAGGTCTGTATAACGCTTTGagaatatgtttgaatatttttgcaaaagcCTCATGACCTGATTTCTATCATCTGCTGATAATCCAGCCGAAGCCCTGTCAAAAAGATCGTGCATGTTTTTTGGCAAACTTCCATAAATCTGCCTCttgtttaatgattcttgaaCCTCATTGACCGAACTTATCGTCGCAACATTGGTACCCGGATGGAAAGTCTGTGCCTCGTTAGTCACATTGGCTAATCTCACAGGTATAGTCTCCTTTGGTTCAACCTGGGTTCTAGCCACTAGGCCCCTTCCCAGCTGAACAAAGCGTTCGCTTGGTTCAACTATTCCCAATTTTATGCTATCAGCACCATGATCCGCTATCTTTGCAGTCGTGATGACCTCACTGTTTGCTGGAACAACAATTCTTTCTGACAATACTACTCTGTAGCAACCGACCTTCTCAATACAATGCatgtcaattttgttttttttacttataccAGCAAATCCTGATTCACATCTATCATAACTTGGTGGTTTTTCATGAAATCGATACCCAAAATAAGGTCGACGTCTAGCTCAACATTCACAACTCTAATGGGATAAAACTTCCCTGCAAATCGAATTGCAATCTCTGTACTCCCTTTAACTGTCAAGTTATTCCCACTTGCAATAATGAGCGGTGTTTCAAAACTCGACAGCTGATGCTTATCCCTAATAAGATCCCAAAGATCGCATGATATCAAAGTGAGTGTGGCGCTCGTGTCTACCATACACTCAACATTCCGACCATCAACCTATCCCGTCGCATACATTCCTGCTGAACTAATCATGCTATTTTTTCTGATGTTGGATGGCATATCGTTTGTTTGGGATTATTAAAGCCCCTTTGTTGGAGACAATCTCTCTTAAAATGTTTCTCTGATccacaaataaaacatttgagATAGGCGGGGTCTGTCTGCTAGAATTTGGATAGGTTAGGATGTGCTGAGACGGTTGCCTATATCCTTGTCTTTTATCCGAGAAAACATTTCTCGGACGTTTGCTCATCTCATCTATAGTTTTCTGCAAACCTTTTATTGTGTTTCGCATTTCGTCCATCTCGTTCGTACTGGAGTGGGGTTGAGTTACAGTATGTCTCACCAAGCCTTGCTGACGACGTTCAGCCCTGTAGAACGACTCAAGTTCGACGGCATGTCGAACAGCATCATTGAGATCTACAGGTCTGGATTGCTTAATTTTCAGGCGCATTTCTGAGTTTACTAGTGCGTCTACAAACTGTTCCATTGCGAGCGTGTCCTTTTCACCTTGGGGCGCTTTTGGATAGGCCAAGTTGGTCAGTCTGCGAATGTCCTGACCAAGTTCCGCCATTGTTTCTGTCGCTCGCTGCTGCCGTTCTTTAAGCTGCACTCTATACAACTCAGTTTGATTAGGCGGAGCAAATCTTTCTTCAAGCGCTCGCAACAAGTCTTCATACGTTGCATCCTTAGATGCTAAGTTTCCATACACTCCCTGTGCCTGTCCCCTGAGAGACACAGATAGATACATTGCTTTCTGGCAACTGTCCCAACCGTTGAGCTTTGCACAGGCTTCAAAATGCGCCTTGTAGTTGGCCCATGCTCCGACCCCATCGTATGTGGCTGGCTTAACAATCACCCCATGCTTTGAAGTTGTTGGGGGTTCGTCCTTTAATATTGGACCGGCTGGTTCCCTGTCTGACATATGTGATTCAGGTTTCCGCTTGGTAACAAATCTATCAAATCTGTTGTCTTTTATCTGTTCAGTTTGACAGGCCATGTCCATCCTAAATGCTCCAACGACTGGTGTCCTGGGCAGTAACCTCCTATGTTTTGGAGAAGAACCGAGCATCGGAGTCATTGATGACATTTTCTTCTCAGACTTTGTCCCATCCCTTAATGAGCAAACTTCCGGTCTGCCACGTTCTATATCTGTTCTGAATGGTGTCGATGCCAACATTTCGAGTCTCATGCTGGTTTCATCAATCTCATGCTGCATCCTTTTTATCTCATGGTCTAGTTGCAAGTTATGCAGCTCTCGTCTTAGCATGCTATTTTCAAGCTCTAATTGTCGGTTCCGACTAACGTCCATGATCGGGTCGTGAATAAGCGAGTGCAATGACGTTCTAATGTGCCCCACGTTGTGCGCCAAATTTTGTAACGTGCAAGTTGACCTTAACCAGACTGAAATTCACGCTGGCTAAGGATATATAATATTTTCGCCTGGCTGCTTAAACAGTGTGAATAGAAACAAAGGATTTGGAACAATGATTGGTGCATATAATAACTCACAGTAGAAATCAACAAAGCCGGGTCAATATAACAAACTAATCAATAAGAACAACGGACgagcctggtctgagactatggatgggcctagtctgaaactatggatgagcctggtctgaGAATATGGATGAGACTGGTTTGAAACCATGGATgagactagtctgaaactatggatgagcctagtctgaaactatggatgaaactggtctaaaactatggatgaaactagtctgaaactatggatgaaactaatctgaaactatggatgaaactagtctgaaactatggatgaaactaatctgaaactatggatgaaactagtctgaaactatggatgaaactagtctgaaactatggatgagcctggttTGAAACTATGGATGGTCCTGGTCTGAGACTATTTGCGTAGACGAACGTCAAAGCTTAAACTGTAAGCGTTAGATATAGACTGTCGCTTTTCCACCAAGGTTTACTCAGCAGACAAGCCATTGCTAACAACTAGTTCTGTCACTTTTCCGACCACAATGTAGAATAATTACTCAGTAGACAGAAAGCTACAGTTATTTATCTAATAATATTCGATGTGTACGACTTGAGAACCAACTTCGAAATCATACTAATGCAGAGAAGCCACTGCTTATATACAGACAAGTCACGTGATACCCTAGACGAAACTATTCTACAAAATTGGTAAAAACTAATTCACGTCAGCCTTATGAGACAGCAATGAGATACTATTTAACAATATTCAATTCTCATTAGTGAGTTACCCATTATAGTCTTGCATTAAAACGTTATATTGTAAGGCATAACtgcaaattgttttattaatttcagaataaaaatatatgtattacccaAATTGAAAATGCTAGCGTCCCATCTATTTTATCCGAATAACTGTAAGAGGACGATGCCGTATAGATCAATGGTTACACTCTACTATTATTAACAAACTGATCGAAGGCAGGCAAATTCGCTAGAgtagttttatattttaagtgACAGAGAACTAACATAAAAATAACAGGCAACTGGTAATTCAGataatacaaacatataataGAAATATGCGTGAGGATAATACACCGCAGGATCTTATTTTCACATGTAAGTGTAGTTATTTGATGAAGAGTAAACGTAGGGATTCAGTTGTTTCACATTATTGTTGTCATGTTGTTGACTACTGACTCTATAATAAGTTATAGATATTCAAAAGATGTTATCGATAGAGAAGATCTAAGAACAAtatgtttaattatcatttaaaaacatatattttaatttaacgaTTTTACAATTTTGTAAGACAGTTataatgtataacatatatatttatattgccatattatttattatgaaaatcacATATGTTCAGAAACAGCAGTCTTATGTTATCTGAATATATCTTTATATTGCCAtattattaattatgtaaataacgTATGTTCAAGCATATTAATTAAGAGTCCTGTATATTCAGGAGGCGCTTTATTATATCACAATAGATTCGTTATTATACAATAATTATGATTGTAATGACCTAAGCAGAATAAGTATGATTTATCAGTACacgtatttttatttgaatataactTGTGTGCATTTGTATCAATAAATATAATCAGTCTCATGTAGTTCAACACTAAAGTGTCTACTTTGTAATTTACACTCtagacattttaaatgttatttattatcagTTGCAGAAACCTAACTATGATTCCTCGAGCACAGAACATGGAACTCAGAAACGAGTACATAGAATACCCAATGATACGCTTGATAACTACCGTTGTTTGATCGAATAGCAAAATTGACGTCGTTTTCAATATGACATGTAAGATGTTATCTACGTACCAATGCCACAAGAAGCCTGATACAATCATCGGTTTTAGCACATACATTCTTATTCATTTCTGCATATCTCTAGGAAGATCATGCATGAAATTAGATGATACAAGAGTGAAAGCCTGTGGAAAACAATTGAAAGTATCACGCAAAGATATTCTTCCAATACTTGCAGTGGCCGTCCACTTGGAACGAGATTCTTGTGAAGCAAGCTATTTATGTCCTCTACTCAAACGTGCAAATTATAGGGTGGAAACCACACGGAATGTATGTTATCATATAACGACATCTTTTCCAAACATGATCGATATCATAACGGCATCATCGCTTGTTACAAATGAGACTGAGTGGACAACTATTTTCAAACGAAAACTGCATGTATACAACGTATGGAACGCCGTTCGAGCACTAACTTCAGATTTACGCTATACAAATGAAGTAAAGGTGTTAAACCGAACATGTTGCGCTTACGATCGTCCCGTCGTGCCAGGCTTAAGAGCTGAGGATGTTTATATTAACCACATATGTGATAGCGTGCTAGTTTATGTAATCTTCTTTCGTTGTGTGTGTctgtatttacattttgtatctttattacaattaataactcACCGGCTATCACGACTGAAGCGAACCAACTACGCCGATACTGTTGGTGTTTGTGATACATACATCCCGATTCAATTTTCACTTGAGGCTACTAGTCCAACTAAAGTTCAACAATTGTATGCATGGAATCGACATGGCTCCTTCACAAAATCAACTTCATATAAAGCACACTCTATAGAAGATATATATGAATACATCTGCAAAACGGATACAGATGGTAGCTTTAAAggaaatggtgaaaaaaacttTTCTGCTAGGTTACGTAAAAACGTCTGGCTATCCAGCAGTCAAATAAATGGATTGACAACATCAATCTGGGTATTTCCAATGATAAGCCCAGTGATTACGATCATCAACCGACTGGCGGAAGGAAGCAGCGTGCATCCTAAAGAGAGTATGCGTCATGAAAGTCTACGCTTGTGTACGTTTCGCACTTACCCAACTCATGGTAAACCTTCATGTATAAAGATTGCAAAAGCTGGGTTTTATTATGCTAGCCAAGGCGACGAGGTTATCTGCTATTGCTGTGCCAAACGTATCAGTAACTGGAACGAAAGGGACGACCCGTTGCGCGCTCACAGACTAGTGTCCCCTAGCTGCCCTTTCCTGTTACGCAACTCTGAAGTCAACGAACCAGTCACAGACGACAACATTGAAAGTTCCAACCATCGTCTCAATCGGATTTTGCAATCACTGGAAGATTCAGATGAGCGACCCGAAACACTGGAAACAGAGAACGTTTCTGCACCAATACCAGATGTTTCATCTTTGTCTACGACAACCCGTTCTCGCACCACAGAGCATGCTACTAATCTACAGAATGGTGTTAGTGGGTCTTCGGGCGAATGTACATCGGATCCTTTCACACGTGAATTGACTGCCACTACTAATCGGACTGTTGGTGAATCTCAATTCTTGAGTGTACCTGTCCAACAAGCCAGAAGTTCCATCCCTGCGGGAAGTTTTGCATGTAGCAGTGTTGCAGAGGCAGCTATCGCTACGCCGAACGATAGACGTGAAACGGCGGTACCTAGGAAAGCAGAAGGACGACAGCTACAGGGAGCCTCTAGTAAGTGCTTGAATAAATCATTTACTTAAATCGAATGTTCCTCTTGTTGGTAATAAAAttgttggtttaaaaaaatgtgtgcgtattaTTTGTAAACTATGATTAACGTACAAGTTCGTAAAGAACAGAATAAAGATTAAATATGTTTCATTGTTAccctttaaccctttatcactcagATACGAATTTGAAGACATTTCTTGTTAGCTTTAAGCTTTAAAGCATTCATTTCCAAACATAagatactgacgagcagcaaacaaaataaaacctgAAGAGCCTGCCATTTACTCGTGGTTTTGGGCTGGTTGCATGAAGCCATTTTCATTTGTCTTCTTAGCGAGAGGGTTCAGATATTGTTTTAGTAGTATGTTTTATATCTAGAAAAAATGTGATCGTATTTTCCGTTGTATCACtatcttttttctttctttttttatgtaGACAACCGTTCGGATGAAACACGAGAAAAACTCCTCAGTGAAAACCGCGCTCTTAAAGCGCAGTCGAAATGTCTTCGTTGCCGTAGAAACGACGTGTGTATCGCATTCCTGCCGTGCGGCCACCTGGTTTCCTGTGAGGCGTGCAGCACCGACCCCAGTGCCCGGAAGTGCTTCTCGTGCGACGCAGCCGTGAAAGCAAGGATCAAGGcgtttattgtttgatttgtaaaCATATGTTTAATTTCAAGACAAAAGGGAGACAAATCTAACGCGATAGCATTCGCCATTTAAGATAATGTATTAACCAGCatattttgaaatacatgtaagaAAAACATTATATTCCCGAACGTTTGATAATCGTCAAACGCTTACTTATATATCTCATTTTTAAGCGTTATTCAAAACAATGCCATTAGCTATTTTAGTTCACTTAATATATTTCGcttttcaaatatataataagttttcacatgtgtaatatacatgCGTTAATCCTTTGGtccaaatatttaaaacaaattaccaAAATCTTAAATCAGAAGTTCAGAACTGAACTAAATACACAAATTGTGCTTGCTTTTATACTTTAGTTGGATTTTAAAGCTTAACCATTTAAACGCGAATATCTACCAGATAACACATTGAACGAGTACATTTCAATCAACTCTGCGGAAAACAAATAacagttttgtattttaaaaataaactgtattcttattttttgaaTCTATGATTGATTAAATACAGTGTAGCATAGATATATACTAGTATGTACAGTTGaactttctttcgaaataatgtGTAAAAGGAGTTGATATAAAACGTATCTTGTAACGATgtgctttaaaatgtattttacaaagaCCAAATGTTTTACTGCAAATTTAAAGCAAATGGAATACATGTGTTGGTACAGCGAAGCAAACCTACACGAATTACCATTTGATAATATGGTTATATATCTCGGTACATATAAAGAAGTTGCGATGTATCATTTTGTGAATTAGTGAAATTCTTTTTCTCGCGATAGTCTTCATGTAAGTCGATTGTGGTATAAAGCACAGTTAcgtgttattataaatatatttaaagtattaACTACTCCTTAATCTATGTTTATCCGCTCAAATCGTGTACATTCACGGCTTGTAACTTGTATAAGAAATAGGACACGTTTAAAGTATTTGCATCCAATATGACATCCATACGCTTGTTTTTTCCAATCACGTTGGATAATGATATGTTATGGACAATAGTTCATATAGTTTGTAtcttaaatttataatatttttctttttcctTGAATTATGGCTGTGCACTTTGGATATACTATTATAGGTTAAATTAATTTGTTAGATCCATATTTATATGTAAAGCtgtagtaaataaaaaaaatttgtaaaataaagaaTTATAAATTAAGACTCTCTTTGAAATGACGATTAAAATTTAGTTCAGATGGTAGGGTTCATTATCCGCCATGAGAAAGATATTTGAACTCGGTTTACAAATATATTTCCTTCAAGTTACAATGTTAATAGACAGGGGTTAGGTTTAAACACTAGTATGGTGGTCTTTACACGAAACATGCTTTTCATGAAAAGTTTGACTTATCATGGTCTTAGGCTAAATATAATTTTGTGTATCGTATATTAAGCACAAATTGCAACGTTTCAGTTTTGAAAGATATCATATGTTCAACTATTCACAAGTTACTCCACTCAGCAGGCACGGTttaaccggggggggggggcacgaggggcacggcccccccccccccagccgcTTAAGCCTtcttttttcgtgtttttttttgtgaaacaaaGTTTGCCAGATGCTCCGATTTACCCGATTTCCGACAGAAGACGTGCCCCTTCCAACCTTACTGTCTACTATCCACAGAGGGTCACCTGTTGTACGTTAAGACTCGATTATCACCGTCACAAGAATCTCTTGAGTGCGATATGCTCTCTTTTCGGCAGATATTTTAAGCGTCTGGGTATCATTAAGCGTCTGTCCTCTACACTAAATAAGCGTCTGGATGATCTCGAACCTTGTTTTGATGTCAAGTATACCAATTAACACTGTATTGTCAGATGTAATAAACATGGGAACATTATATATGGAGACTTTTCTTGcggtatataatacatgtacagcgTATCACGGCATTGtctctcggtcagcagctggagcgtgcgcgtcgcgaccgaggcgagagtcacccTCAGAAGatcttctcacctgtacatatttccttatagagggaacttctgcgggtggctctgctaatccagctgagtccgccaccctcgagccggacgtgtTCTATACTGCTATGTTCGCTGTCTCCCCGAAGATACAGCGGTCTCGTCAACCGCTGATACAGGACCTTGAAGACCGGGGGCCCGAGCCACTCTGTTTGCAAGGGTCAAGGAGGTAGTGTGGCTTTCACACTATACTTTCCAAGAGAGGGACTGGTACATCGACGGGGGTTCGCTATCTCCAGGATCTTGAAGACCGGGGGCCCGAGCCACTCTGTATGCAAGGGCCTAGGAGGTAGTGTGGCTTTCACACTATACTTTCCAAGAGAGGGACTGGAGAGAGCGGGACA
Encoded here:
- the LOC127836190 gene encoding uncharacterized protein LOC127836190; the encoded protein is MKLDDTRVKACGKQLKVSRKDILPILAVAVHLERDSCEASYLCPLLKRANYRVETTRNVCYHITTSFPNMIDIITASSLVTNETEWTTIFKRKLHVYNVWNAVRALTSDLRYTNEVKVLNRTCCAYDRPVVPGLRAEDVYINHICDSVLVYVIFFRCVCLYLHFVSLLQLITHRLSRLKRTNYADTVGVCDTYIPIQFSLEATSPTKVQQLYAWNRHGSFTKSTSYKAHSIEDIYEYICKTDTDGSFKGNGEKNFSARLRKNVWLSSSQINGLTTSIWVFPMISPVITIINRLAEGSSVHPKESMRHESLRLCTFRTYPTHGKPSCIKIAKAGFYYASQGDEVICYCCAKRISNWNERDDPLRAHRLVSPSCPFLLRNSEVNEPVTDDNIESSNHRLNRILQSLEDSDERPETLETENVSAPIPDVSSLSTTTRSRTTEHATNLQNGVSGSSGECTSDPFTRELTATTNRTVGESQFLSVPVQQARSSIPAGSFACSSVAEAAIATPNDRRETAVPRKAEGRQLQGASNNRSDETREKLLSENRALKAQSKCLRCRRNDVCIAFLPCGHLVSCEACSTDPSARKCFSCDAAVKARIKAFIV